The window CACCTCAGCCCAGCCCACACACGTGGCTGACTTCAGCGGCTCGCCTCCCTTTCTTCGACGCGCTAGCAGGGAGTGTCTCTCCCACGGACGAACTAGCGCCAGCTCTTTGCGTGTGGGATGCAACTCGTTGCCGGGGTGGCGCAAGGCAGGGGGGCTGCTTGCTGCTGTGCGTGCTGAGCGGTTGAGCGTGCGGAGGAGGCTGGGGTGCTCGTCGTCAGAAGGTGGGTGCTCGTCGTCAGCAGCCTAGAGAAGAAATATGGGTGCCCAGAGCAGAATCGATTGGGTACAGAAGCCCAGAGAAGAAATTTTAAGGTTTTTTTTCTTTTTAATTTATAAATTTATAGGAAAAATNNNNNNNNNNNNNNNNNNNNNNNNNNNNNNNNNNNNNNNNNNNNNNNNNNNNNNNNNNNNNNNNNNNNNNNNNNNNNNNNNNNNNNNNNNNNNNNNNNNNNNNNNNNNNNNNNNNNNNNNNNNNNNNNNNNNNNNNNNNNNNNNNNNNNNNNNNNNNNNNNNNNNNNNNNNNNNNNNNNNNNNNNNNNNNNNNNNNNNNNNNNNNNNNNNNNNNNNNNNNNNNNNNNNNNNNNNNNNNNNNNNNNNNNNNNNNNNNNNNNNNNNNNNNNNNNNNNNNNNNNNNNNNNNNNNNNNNNNNNNNNNNNNNNNNNNNNNNNNNNNNNNNNNNNNNNNNNNNNNNNNNNNNNNNNNNNNNNNNNNNNNNNNNNNNNNNNNNNNNNNNNNNNNNNNNNNNNNNNNNNNNNNNNNNNNNNNNNNNNNNNNNNNNNNNNNNNNNNNNNNNNNNNNNNNNNNNNNNNNNNNNNNNNNNNNNNNNNNNNNNNNNNNNNNNNNNNNNNNNNNNNNNNNNNNNNNNNNNNNNNNNNNNNNNNNNNNNNNNNNNNNNNNNNNNNNNNNNNNNNNNNNNNNNNNNNNATAGAGGTGTTTAGCAGTCTAGCACTCTCCCGGCCTCACAACATCACTCTTTCCCTGCTAATCTGGACTTTTGTGTTTTCATTGGACATGTGTTGTTTAATTTTCTGTATAAGACTTTGGACGTTGTTGGCTTGTTGCATTTGAACTTTTGAAGTTTTGATCTTGCTTGTTTATGCATTTGAAATTATATGATATTATGATGTGTGAAACTTTGAATGTGTTTGAACTTTGAATAGTTTGATAATTGATAGAAGTTTGGTATAGGCCTAAAAAAAGGATTTAAATGAGCTGGGCCTTTCAGTTTGTTGGGCCTCAATTTAAACTTGGTAGAGGCCCAATACCAACCGTACCAACCGAGTACCAACCGTACCAACTAAGTTGGTATACCAACTTTGACGGTTGGTTTTGGTACAAGATTTTGCCTACCAATTTTAAGTTGGTTGGTACATGGTATTGAAAAATATAGTTGGTATACCTACCAATGCCAGCCCTACTTAAATGTCATGAAATAAAAACATTAATTTTAATATGTCATATAATATATATAAATTACTATTTATTTATACATAAAACGATTAATTGCATTTAAAAATGTATTTTAAAATTCAATAAACAGTCACTGTCACGTGACAGTAATCTCACATTTTAAACGGGTGGAAACTGCTACTCAGTCACACAGCAGCCCAGAATAATCCAAGTCACTGTATTCATTCTAATCCAACAGGTGAACTTGCTCTAATATACAGATTGATAATCAGAATTTAGCAACTGAAAATAGCAAAATAACACGCGGGATGTGACTGTGTGAGTCAGCAGAATTAATTTTAAAATTTTTTGAAACGTATAGTTTAAAAACAATTTAAATTTGAAATGCATCCACCATGTGTGGCCAAATCCTGAAACTACATCAAGCAAACAAAATACCCCTTCCCTTTCCTAAATCCACACCATTCGCCCAACACCGTTTCCGTAATTCCTCACAAAACAGAGCCTTAAATTACGACGACCCCAATCTAACGCCAAAGACAAAGCCAAAATTAATTTCCTCACAAATCCCCTCCTATAAATTTCACAGACCAAAATTCTCAAATTTCAGCAACAACAAAAAATGAAAGCTTCAGTCAAATTCCGGGAGGACCAGAAGCCACTGCTCCGGGCCAAAGTCCCCCTCAGCATCTTGGGCCTCCCCTTCCAATCCGGAATCGTCGCCGGCGAGTCCAAGGAGCTCACTCTCAACCTCGCCACCTTCTTCGAATCCGGGCCGTCCATTCGCGTCGCCTATCGCCCCAACGACACGTGGAACCCCTTCTCCCTCGTCGTCAAGACCGGCACCGGCTCCCTCGGCTCTCCGATCAACTCCTCCATGCTCATGAGCGCCGAGTTCAATCTCCTCAACCACAACCCTAGCTTCATGCTCCACTTCAAGCCTCAGTTTGGGGACTTCTCCGTCAAGAAGTCGTCGCAGTCGTCTGTCTTGGATAAGATGCTCGGGTCGCAAGACGGCGTCGTTTCGCCGGAGCCTCCGACGATTAAGGCCGTGGAGGCGCCGGCCGGGGAGGGATTGTTTTCCGGGAAGAAAATTACGGTTCTGCCCTCCCAGAGCGCTGCCTCCGGGGCTGTGGCCGGTCTGCTCTCCGGGATGGAGGTGTCGGCGAGGACGTCGGTGCCGGTGAGGAATCGTGCCGTGGTGAGCTTGCGGTGGGGGGTGAGGGTTCCGGCGGAGCTGAAGAGCGGAGATTATGGGACGGCGGGGATTGCGTTTCAGAAGATCCCGTTCCTGGTGATGAACAAGATCGGGATCGAGCACGTGGACGGTGGGGATTTGAAGGGAGGCAACACGAAAGCTGCGGCGGCTGGTGGGGCGGTGACGTTTCCGGGGAATGTGGAGGTTGCGGAGGCTTGTTTCACTGTGAAGCGTCAGTTGGAGGTTTTACAGAGTGAGAATGGGTTGCTGAGGAAAGCTGTGGAGGATCTTCGGCAGGAGATTGCCGGAGGGAGTTTCAATTCGGGGAAGTACCGTGGGATGGAGAGGAGTAGTGGGAATTGGGGATCTAGCAACAATGAGAAGAAATCGCAGGAGGGAGATGTGAGTGAGGAGTTGAAGAAGGCACTGATGGGTGCTTGAATTAGCCGAAATTTCAATTCTAAGTTCTTTATCAATTCGGTAATGCTTATAAGATATTTGTTGTTGCTTGAAATTGTTATGGGGGTGTACATTGCTGCTTAATAAGGGTAGGGTGGTGATAGCAATGAATTTTGGATCGAAATCGTGCTATTTATATTTTTTTGGTTAGTTATGCAATATCTTCTGCTTGTAGCCTTGGTTTAGCTTGATTAAGCAGTTTCGATTCAGTTTCAGTTTTTTTTTTTCTCCTGGTCAGATGACACTGAAATTGGGTTCTGTGTTTTCCCTACATGTAAATGTTGAAATTCAGTTGCATCTCCTTCAAGACTAATTATGGTCTCTAGCATCTTTGAGTTTTAAAATTTCTGTCCATCTTTTGTTCTAGTGTTCCAACAATAATACTCCATGGTCGAATTGCTAATGATTTGATTTTCAAATGATTTTCTGAGAATTCTACGTAAGGGTCGAATTGCTCTTTGTATCCTCTCCAGTTCTATTCTTCTGCCAAATGCTTCCACTGAGATTGTCACTGTGTCAAAACTAGAAATAAGTCCAGTGCCAGATCCTTCTTAGGTGATCATGACCTGCGACGAAGAGTGCGTCTTTGTCCTCTTTGCAGAATGTGGTCATGACTCATGAGATAAATATCGTTGTACTGGGCATCCAATCAATCAAATTTGGATGCACAAAACTTCAGTGCAGTTCTTGGTTGCCGAATGAAATGGCATTTCCAAACATTGTGATTATCTATAGCAGTGATGTTGAATGTGGTGCAATTATACAGGCTTGCAAGAAATCAATATAAAGTAGCACGAACAAAATGAGTGAACTTGAGGGTATCAAAAGGAAAAGGGTGTGTCTATTACCACCTCACAGACTATTTTGTTAATATATTGAATGACTAATATATCCTAATGTAAATTAAGACAAGGGACAATAAGTTGTTACAAATTATAATTTTTTGTTTTTAAATAAACATGTACTTCATAAATCTTAACCCAGAATTTATCATATTCGATCTTTCTATGAAGTCTGAAGAAGACACTAGAATTCAACTGAAAATGACGTGAACTGTTTGTATTTTTTTTTTCTTTGTTTGATGTTTTGTCATTTCGTCTATCCCTTTACTCATTATTTCTCATATCGATTTTATATGTAAATTTTCATGTCTAGTCACTCACTTATATATATTCGGTTTGTTTTTATTTTTCATCGGCGCAGAGCTTTTTCCAAATAGAGTTTACAGACATTGTGCATCTTGATATCAATGGATACCAATGAGTTGTTAAGTTTGAGAGTTTTTTCTTGCTCTTTAATTGAGATTTATACTTTAATGTGATTTTTATTGTTCAGTTTGTGATTCCACTTACCCAAATGATATTAATTTTATGGCTTTCTTCAATTTCATTTTGTTTTTGGAGTTTAATGGCTATTGGAAGAGGCTTATATTGTGTGTATTGCAAATCGGTGAATAAAGTAAATCTAAAATTAAAAAATATATATGCGGAGTGAGAAGAGATCAAATGTAGGGTAAACAAAACAGATATAAAATTGAAAAAATATATATATGTAGGGTGAAAAAAAAAAATAGGGTGAACAAAGCAAAAATGGGAAAAATGTATTTTAAGTATTGTAAATGGGTGAATAAAGTAGACTTATAATTAAAAATATATAAGTGGGGTGTGACAAGAACGTGGGGTTAACAAAGTAGTTTGTGGGGCTGGCAATAGACGCAAAAAAAAAAAAAATTGAGTGAACTTGCTCTTAACGGGTTAATAACATCAAGCTAGTTTTTTTTTTTTTTTTTTTTTTAATCTGACTATAAATATCAAGAGAAATTTTATTCACACATACCAGATTTATAAATACACATCCCTATTTTTTGAAACTTTTTTTAATACAATTTTATCCCTTTGATGAAGATGAACAACAAAAAAAACTAAACAAACAAAAAGAATACAAAAAACAAAAATTTATATACAAATCTACAGCTCTAAAAAATCTACAGTATGTAAACTTCCTGGTGATATCAAATTTTCATATTATTTCGATTGATTGAAAATCTAAGAGGTTTTTTTTTTGTCTGTAGAAAATCTTAGAGGTTATTATTAAAAAAAAATCGTCAATCACTTTGTCTCTATTAATAGTTTGTTAAGCTTCGTTTGCTTACCAATTCGATTTGATTTTAGTTGAATCATAGATGTAAGAAAATAGAGTGATAAATTCTTGAGGAGCAGTCAATTGACAGAAAGAAGAAGATGATGAGTTAAAGGGTGTGTATTAAGTCAAATAAAGAAAGCATAAAAAAAAGTTTAAGGAAAAAATCTAGATAAAAAAATATAAGAGGTGTTATTAACTATATTAGGATTTTTCAATTTTTGCAGCCCCTAGAGAGCGAGAGAGAGAAAGTAAACTTCAGCGAGCCTAGTCGGCGCACTAGGTACGACCGAATGAGTTTTGGTGAGTTGAGTCTATGACCGGAGTTAAAATCGATTGGGTTTTCTATCGAGGGGAGGTTGTTGCCGAGCCGGAGTTGTGAAGAGAAGAGATCGGAGGTCACCTAGAGTTTTTCAAGGCCAGATCGGAGGTTGGTGGCGCTCGAAGTTTAGGCAAGTTGGGTCTCATCGTTCCGATCAGACGCTTTTTGCAAGGCTGAGGAGGGCGGATTGTTTTCTGATTCCGGGTTTGGATACTCAAGGGTGTGGCAGGAAACGGTGGTGGTTAGGGTCATGCGACGTGAGTTGGACGGCGACGATCTTGCTATCGGTTTGGCAACAGTGGCCGCGAGTCGGGTGTTGGTGACACAAGAACTTGGGCCGAGATATACGAGCCACCGATCAGACCTCTTGGAATTGGGCTCGGTCTGTTGGGCCGGGTTCCCTCTGGGTCCTGGTTTTTTCTTTTGCTTTTTGCTTTTAGTTTGTTTAGTCTACGACTACTTGCAGGTCTTGAGCATTTTCTAGTTATTAGGCTTCAGTTTGTAATTAGCTACGTTGATGCACTACGGTATCCCCCTCGGTGTAGGGTGGTCCCAGATGTGGTCAAATAAGATGGGTTGCGGACTTGTCCCCTCCCTTTTATGTCTTGGTGGTTGGTTACTTAGTTCGATTGCTACCAAGGAAATTTTGATATTGATCATAGCGTCATCTTAGAGCTGCAACATTAAAATAGCTTAGGATTCTCTTAGGTTGTTTTGCATGATTCTATATTTACGTGCCTGTGACTCGTGAGGGTGTGTAGTGTTTCTGTTGTAACCTATTATTGTTGATCAATATAAAGGCTTCTCGCTCTTCTTTCAAAAAAGAAAAATATATATATATTAGGATGTGTGAATAAAATTACTCAAATATCAAAGTCACATCACATAATTGGTGCTAGTCCAAACGTTCTCTAGTGAGAGGGCACTTCGGTTCGTTGAACAATATTCGTTAAAAGTCATGAATAAACAAGGCCTAGGATTTGACCCAAAAAAAAAAGGCCTACGAATAGGAGAAGATGGATGTCATTTGCATGCGCTATAATTGGGTTCAGCCAAAAAACAAGAGCTAGGTAGAAATTGATTCTACCAGAAACCGTAGTGTCGTAGATCAACAAGTCGTCGATCAAGTTCAATCATGTTGTTGGTGTTGAAGAAAGAACATCTATTGGGCTTGACAAAGAAGAAGAAGAAGAAGAAGAAGAAGAAGACGAAGACGAAGAAGAAGAAAAGGAGGAGGAGAATTTGGGAAGGGAAGGTGTCTGCTGTCATGGGAGAAAGAGGAGGAGGTGCAAAGGATTAGGGGTTTGAAGGATAAGAGCAGGAGGTGTAGAGGGAGAAAGTAGCAGCCATGGTTGGAGCTGTTGAAGCTCTAGTTAGGATTAGAGAAGTGAAAGCAGTATTTTTGGTGTGTGAGGGAGAGAGTTCGGAGAAAAACAAGGTTAGTCAAACGTTAAGATTGATTAAAACATGTGGCTATGATGATGCCACGTTAGACAGTGAAACTTTACTTTGTGAATGAAAGAATTTTCGTGTTATTTGATGTGGTTGTATGTTTTTCAATTGCACCATAATTAAGTGTTTTAGGCTTCTTTTTTTTTTGAACTTATCAAGTGTTTTAAGTTGTTAGTCAATGTCTAGTAAGGATTAGTTAGATATTGATCATAATCTAGATATAGCCCTTGATTTAATCGATTGATGTCTCTTGAGTTTGATTGTTGTTTCCTCCTAACCTGTTTTGAAAAGCTGAGGTGTGCCGTTTCAAATGCTATTAATTAATAATTTATCCACATATTTTAAGTACTTATATTCTATCTTTTTTATGTGGTAATTTGAGTCGATAATATCACTCAAATTTAATGAAACATTTACTATATACTAAAGTTGAGTTACTGTAGCTAAGCTTTTTGAGATTATTTACGTTATTGCCATAACGGGCCACTCAGCCCTTATTTGTTGTTTTGGGCCTTATTTGTTCTTTCATCGCTCTATTCTTTTCTCACTTTCTTCCTGTTTTTTTTTTCCCAAGAAATTCTCACACACCGCACAGCAGCCTGCCACCTCTGTAGCTGAGTTTTCTTCATTGTTTTTTCAGAAACTGATTTCTCCAGAAATTGACACAATAGAGAGAGAGAGAGAGAGCAGAAGAAAGACTGAATCGGCTGGAAACTGAAAAGTGTACTCCTCTTCAAACGTTTGGGATTTTCGGAAGTGCATGATCTTTGTCTCTCAGGTAAGTCACATCCCCTTTTTCCCTTTTGGTTTCTAGGGATTCAGTTTCAGAGAACAGTGCAGTCTTAATCACCAATTTAACTAAATACTAAGCGGCCTGGCACCGCCTTACTGTTCCCGTGAACAGTGTCAGTTGGGCGTGGGTCGTTTTCTTTTTCTTCCTCTCTCTCGATCTCTAAACCCACCACCCACCTCAGTTTCCATTAGTTTCCAGAGCTCTCTCTCGATCTCTCTACACTCCACCTCTCTTAACCTCTCCTTCCCTCTCTTTCGTCGCTTCCTTCATCAGTCTCAGCCAATTGTAGTCTCTCCCTCTCTCTGCTTCTGTTTGGAAAAAAAGGAGAAGGAGCGCAGAGATTGATTAATCCAACTTTAGATTCATTGCAGTCGGTCTTGCACACCTCTGGAAGAATCTGGGCTCCTTCTCCTTTTTTTTCCAAACTAGAAGCAGAGAGANNNNNNNNNNNNNNNNNNNNCCTCGCCAACATTCATCATGTTGTTTATAAAGTGGTTGTAACTAAATTTGGTTTCTAAACACTCCATTTTAGAAACTTGAGGTTTTTTTTTCCCCCCCTTTTTTTCCTTTTTTTTCCCTCGCCAACATTCATCATGTTGTTTATAAAGTGGTTGTAACTAAATTTGGTTTCTAAACCCTCCATTTAGAAAGGAGGGGAGAAGGAATTGGTTTCGTTTGCTATGTACTTGGAGGAGTATGAGTGAAGAATTAACACACATGAAAAAAAAACTCTCTTCATTTCAGTTCTACTTATTAGACATGAGTCACATGACTATTAATAGTGTCATACTTAACTAATTTTAAGTTCAGTATAAGTTGCTGGGAGTTTTATAACTGATTTCATTTCTACTTATTTCTGACTGATTTAATTTTTCTTTTATCCTTTACATATGCTGAAGGAGGGGTATTATATTGTATGACTGCAACATAGTGCACGATCGTAATACATCTTTCTCTTTATCATTCTTTGTCTTACAAACTTACCCTTTATTCTTTCCACTTCTATATATTACCAGGTTCATTGTTTCCAGGTTTATTTGTTGTTTTCCTATTAGCTCTTTATCATCTCTTAATAATAATATTTAGTATTCTTCATAAATTAAACTATTCTTTACAGTTTCAATCTGTATGTAACAAATTGTGATCTTAAAGTTGTGAAGTTCATATTTTTTTTTCCTTATATTCGATGTTCTTAGTGGTTCTTTGCTTTTCCTTGATTTACTGGCATTCTATTTTAATCATTAATTAGGCACTTAACTGTCCTTTAATTATTTCTGTGTTGTTAGTGTTCTTTTTCAAATCTGGGTTTAAANNNNNNNNNNNNNNNNNNNNTTCCATAACTGATGCTACACATATAACTGCAACTATACTTTTGAACTTTAGCAGTGAACAAAGGAAGCAAGCTTCGTTTTGTGCAAAATTCCAACTACCTTACCTACTCCTGACTATGTGAAGCACTTTGTACAAAACTGGATGGAGTCAAGCTGCTTTTTTGAATGAACTCCATACTCAGCTTCACTTCTGACTGCTGCTGTAACAGTTGCTGAACAATAGCATCAACTTTTGGACAATGTATAAACATCTACTGTATGTATCAACATCTTTTGAACAATGTTGCACTATATGTATATATAAACATCTGATTTACAAACTTCAGTTCAGCGTTTTTTTACTTGATCAGCTTTTTTTAAACTAATCCCGCAGCAAAGCGTGGGCACAAAAACTAGTAATACATTATGTTAAAAAAAGTAACTAGATTAAGTAAGCGAATCACTAACAAAAACATGTCGTATAGACTGATAATCTATATACCCAGGTCCAAGTTCATCAAATAATTTTACTTTTTGTTATATGGGAAGCAAAACAATGCGGTGGTTCATTACTTCATTGTGTGTACGAATCCTGATCGTCCAAGGATTAATTGCCAGGCCTAATTCAGTCTAACAGAAAGAACATTATGGTGACGTAAACTCTGACTATACGTCCTTATTTGTCCAAGGGAATATTGATATACACGTCGGATAATTACCGAAAGTCATACACGTATTAATATTTATCTAGACAAATTATTCTAAAAAAGGAAATTCATTTACATGAATATTCAAAGTTCCAAGAGAAGAGAAAACAGTAATTTGGGCCGACACAAGCCAACTAGAACCAGTGCCTTTAAAAAAAAAAAAAAAAAAATAAGCTAGGGAAGAAGCGTACCGTATAGCATGCTCGAGATGAGTGCCTAGTGCGAGAGACGAATTTCGCGAGAGACCAAAACAACAAACCAAACCGAGAGAGAGACTCACCACCCCCAACCAAATCATAATTAAACAATACAATCACTACCCAGCAAACCCCGGAATCCAAATCGAAAATTTTTATTCATGATTATTTTCCGTTATGGATAAGCCCAGTTTTCCGGAAAAACAAACCACATGGACGACGTGGGAGGAGCTCCTCCTCGCCTGCGCCGTCCACCGCTACGGCACTCAGAGCTGGGACTCCGTCGCCGCCCAGCTCCGCAAGCGCTCTTCCAATCTCCTCCACCTCTCCCCCCAGACCTGTAAACGCAAGTTCCACGACCTCCGTCTCCGCTTCAGCCACCACAACGACGCCGCTCGCGACGGCGACGACGACGAAGACGCGGCCTCCCCTATTCCGTGGCTCGGTCAGTTACGTCAACTCCGCCTCGATGAGCTCCGCCGCGAGGTCCATCGCTACGACGTCTCCATCGTGTAAAATCCGAATCCATCCATAACAGTCTCGAATTTTTGTTTTTTTAATTTATAATTATTTTTATATCTGATTTATATTTGTGGTTAGGTCTCTGCAACTGAAGGTGGATAGGTTAAAAGAAGTGCGCGAAAAATCGGATCTGGTGAGGAGCGGAGAGGACCAACAGATCAGAGACCAACCCGTCGTGCCGGAAAACATCTCGCCGGAAAATGTGGCCGGGAAAAAAAATTCCGGCGAAGGCCGGTCATTCGACGAGTCCAACACCATAGATCCGGAACGTGAGATCCCCGGAACCGGAGTCGAGTTGGCGGTAAAGGCCGCCGAACCGGTCGAACCGGCCGCCGGGGATGTCGGAGCGGTGGAGAAGTCGAGTAACCCGGTAGTGGTGGAGGATTCGTGTAATGGGAGTTCCGATTCGGTGGTGAAGGAAGCGCCGGCTGCGGAGTCGGAGAAGGCGAACTCCGGCGAAGTGAGGGACTCGGTGGCGGAGTCTAAGGAGACGAAGGAGTGTCGGAGCAGTAGTGAGGTGCAGAGCACGGCGAGTTTGTCGAGGAAATTAGGGCCGGAAGTGAAGCCGAGCGAACCGGTTGAACCGGACCAGGAGGATCAATCTCCCGCCATGAATCAGGTCCTTGTCGAATCTCAGCCGTTGGTTGAGTTCCTCGGGATGCTCCGATCTCAAAAGGCCGCTTCTTTTTTCGAGCGCCGGCTCCAGTCCCAGGTTTTTCATATTTTCCTTAATTTAATTTTATTTTTTAAATTTGAATTTTATTAAAATTGGGGGCATTATTTGTTGGAATCATAACAACGCAAGTAAGACGGCGACGTTTTTGGGTTGGGAGGTCAGAACCAAATAAGGACGTGACACATGTGAGGACGGGCTTTATGGGTGGGTGACGTTAAAAAAAATTGTGTTATTTGCCCTATGTGTAATTTAAGGGGTTATATCCTACGTGATGGTGCATGGTAGGAATTTTGTCAAAGAAGGACAGTATGTAAGGTGGGTGGGTCCGCTAGGTGCCACTAAGTTGTAGGCCTTTTCTCTTTAAAATCTTTCATTAATTGGGGTGGGGAGGAGAGTCGTCGTGAATTGAGGTGTGCCCGTCTCTACTAGATTTTCTATTTCCTTTTTTAGGGAGACATTAATTAAAAAATAAAAATAAAATAATAGAAGTAGGATCATTCATACCAAATTTTTGAGACTTTTGCAGTAAGTTTTTTAGGAAATGAACGGGTTACCGGATAAGGAAATATTTGTAGTTTTGTACTCTAAGGAGTAATATCCCTAGTGGTAAGGAAGCGCGAATACTTGTGTCACCCAAGGGGAATAATCTTTAGGTTTACCAAGATCCTGAAATCAATCCATAAGCAGGGTACAGAAAAAATACAAAAATGAAAAAAATCACATTACCAAAAAAAAAGAGAAATTTTAAATACACACCCCTAATCTCTTAATACACACCCTTACTATTTTATGTTTCTGTTGAGATTTTATAGGTAAGCTAAATGACCAAAACATACATCTATTATTAAAAAAAAAAAATCACACTAGAAGTATTCTTTTCAACGTCTTCTACCCTAAAATTTTTGAAAACATGTCTTCTCCTCTAACCCTAATTCTTCTCCACAATTCATTTTGGTCGTCTTTTTTTTTTTTTTGTTCGTATCCGTATCAGCTTTAATTTGATCTTACAGATCATATTGTCAAGTACTGTATCTTTATCAGCTTTAGTTTGATCTTGCATATCATATTGTCAAATACTGCATCTTTATCATGACATTTTTTATCGAATAACTAGCTATCTATGTTTAATAGCTACTGTACTTCTACAGTTGTGCTCTTGTGAATTTTGAAAACTTGTATTGGTGATTTAGAGTTGAGATATAACAATAATCATTTGATTATAAATTGAACGATGATAACCAAAAATTTCTAGCAAAAATTAGACGAAATAATATGTAAAAAGAGGTACCAAATAGTAAATATATCTTAATTATATTAAATAACGGAATATTTCATAAATTAAGGGCATTTTAGACAGTTTGGGATGTGTATTAAGTATAATATTGAAATGAAAAACTTGATAGGTAGTGTATTAAGTAAGGAGTGTGTATTAAGATATTAGGGGTGTGTATTTAAAATTTCTCAAAAAAAAAAAGGTACATAAAAAAAAAAGTTGTTTGTCTAGAAAAATAGATCGCTTTTTTAGTATTTTATACTTTACAACCACATAAAACAAGATATGGTATTTGATGTCATGTATGTTAATTTTTTTCAGTTTAA of the Fragaria vesca subsp. vesca linkage group LG6, FraVesHawaii_1.0, whole genome shotgun sequence genome contains:
- the LOC101292233 gene encoding uncharacterized protein LOC101292233; this translates as MKASVKFREDQKPLLRAKVPLSILGLPFQSGIVAGESKELTLNLATFFESGPSIRVAYRPNDTWNPFSLVVKTGTGSLGSPINSSMLMSAEFNLLNHNPSFMLHFKPQFGDFSVKKSSQSSVLDKMLGSQDGVVSPEPPTIKAVEAPAGEGLFSGKKITVLPSQSAASGAVAGLLSGMEVSARTSVPVRNRAVVSLRWGVRVPAELKSGDYGTAGIAFQKIPFLVMNKIGIEHVDGGDLKGGNTKAAAAGGAVTFPGNVEVAEACFTVKRQLEVLQSENGLLRKAVEDLRQEIAGGSFNSGKYRGMERSSGNWGSSNNEKKSQEGDVSEELKKALMGA